A portion of the Maniola hyperantus chromosome 24, iAphHyp1.2, whole genome shotgun sequence genome contains these proteins:
- the LOC117993520 gene encoding uncharacterized protein: protein MKFQTRVKCQTIVVLCYAVLTSADQDHDNKLTKLWSLSSASNSDGSSVNVTSDIVIPSSYSNPVSARTSRVTKNFTPYAFRPRAIPLKRSEETPQEKNVYYTQDNKYKTEILFPGNYFAIPKEKSTERKEPAYNPLRGGSFEPQAIPLIRSQGLEKRSLDVNIDPITEEPEELPEPQSASRRSLSYILGAEEDEDNEDDEDGEYETEEDSGKGGVLHPHRIKHKLKRAKKYSKYMMPLLLAYKLKYFALVPVMMGGLILLVGATGMAGFFFALFAAVMGLQKGGY from the exons ATGAAGTTCCAAACGAGGGTGAAATGTCAAACAATAGTGGTATTGTGCTACGCCGTTCTAACATCAGCTGATCAGGACCATGACAATAAGCTTACGAAACTTTGGTCGTTGTCAAGTGCTTCTAATAGTGACGGGTCTTCAGTAAATGTGACCAGTGATATCGTGATACCTTCGAGTTACAGTAACCCAGTTTCAGCCAGGACATCAAGGGTTACGAAGAATTTCACCCCTTACGCATTTCGACCGCGAGCGATACCGTTGAAGAGATCTGAGGAAACGCCACAAGAAAAGAATGTATATTACACACAAGATAACAAATACAAGACGGAGATACTTTTCCCTGGCAATTACTTCGCAATTCCCAAAGAGAAAAGTACGGAGAGAAAGGAACCCGCGTATAACCCTCTCAGAGGTGGATCCTTTGAACCTCAGGCGATACCGTTGATACGAAGCCAGGGACTGGAGAAGAGATCGCTGGATGTTAATATAGATCCTATAACAGAAGAGCCTGAAGAATTGCCAGAGCCACAATCTGCGTCTAGAAGATCATTGTCGT ATATCTTAGGAGCCGAAGAAGACGAAGACAATGAGGATGACGAAGATGGTGAATACGAAACTGAAGAAGATTCTGGAAAAGGAGGAGTACTACATCCTCACAGGATCAAGCACAAACTGAAGAGAGCGAAGAAATACTCAAAGTACATGATGCCTTTACTTCTAGCGTACAAATTGAAATACTTTGCCCTAGTTCCAGTTATGATGGGTGGTCTAATATTGTTAGTGGGTGCGACAGGAATGGCTGGGTTTTTCTTTGCCTTGTTCGCAGCCGTTATGGGTCTGCAAAAGGGTGGGTATTAG